One Triticum dicoccoides isolate Atlit2015 ecotype Zavitan chromosome 3B, WEW_v2.0, whole genome shotgun sequence genomic window, CCGTCTTGTGGGCGTCGTGACGGCTGGCGGTTCTGGTGCGGTGGCGCGCGGCAGAGAGcactggaggaggaggagcacggtcTCAAGGTGGAGAGGGGCGGCGGTCTTCCTCGGGCGCCGGCGTGTGTGTCGGAGGCCGCGGCGCGGGGTCCCTGGCGGTTGCAGATCTCGGAATGGAGTGGTGACCGGGCGCGGCGGTCGGGAGTCGCGGTGGTGTCCGAGGCGTGCGGTGTGCTTCCTGCCGGCGCTGGAGTGGCTCGGGGAAGGCAGCGCCTTGGATTGCTGGTGGTGGCGCGTTCAGGATCTGGCCGGAGCTCGGCTCAGGAAATCGCAAAGGGAGCGCCTTGGTGGTGCGTGCGTTCGTTGGAGGCGCAGCGCGCTGGCTCCTCCCGTGCGTGCCCCTGGTCGCAGCGGCTTGGCTGACTGCCGGAGTGGTTTGGCCAGCCCACGCCTATGGTGCCGGCGGGTCTTGGCAGCGCCAGGGAGGGTGGCTTGGAGCTGGTGATGTTTGTCTTTCGACCGTGCAGGAGCTGGAGGTTGGCCGGCGTGCTCTCGGCTGTGTGATGGGTCGGTGTTCCGCGACGGTTTTGGCCATGATGGCAAGGCGCTGCTGCAACGGCGGTGTAACCCTGACAGATTAGCCCAATCCTTGGATAGGGGTGGGAGGTGTGCGACTGTTGGATGAAAATCCTGCTCGTGTCTTCGGCCGGAGCTGGCGGCGACGGCGCCTGAGGGTGTCGTttccctccttggaggcatcgcTGAGGTGTGTCAGCATCTCCCCTTCTTGATCGGGATGTGGTCTCCGGGCGAAAGCCTTGGTCTATTGTAGGACTGGCGATGGCGACGATGTAACGTCGTTACTCTGTTGAGAGCATCGTAGGCGGAGACTTGGCTTGCTGATTCTGTCTGGTGGTTCTCCGGTGCTTGCCGCTGGTTCGAGTCGATCTTTGTGGGCGCTATGTACGCAGCCGCCGGTGAATTGAAGACGATGGCTTTCTCGGGACCGACCGAGTCCCGCTACCCACCCGCCGTCTCCTCTTAGGCATTCAAAGGTGGTAGTGCGTTGGCAAGGAAGATCCGGTTGGAGTTGTTGCTTTTCGAGGTGACCGGGGTTTGTGGTGACGCGGCTAGATGATTGGTTTAGGGCAGGCCCTTTTGCTTGTGTTTGTGACTGTCGTGGTGGCTAATCTGTTGATTAGCTTCGGTGTGGAGTTGTGCTACACTTGTTGTTCGCGGTAAGATGTAGTTTTTTGTACTTGATTtctgccttctataaaaatatggtacgcctaggcgtactctcgaaaaaaaaaacACTAAAGCGTCACGTGTGACGCCAAGCTAGTCAACCATACTTTGTGGTGACTAAGAAATTAAATCCTGAGATGCTCGCCTACGTGCAAGCATTCTGCGTACGTATGGGGTGATGCACATGTACAGACCCAACACAATTCCCATGGCTCTAGCAGCTTCTCCACCAACAGCTGCTCAGCTTCATCTGCGCTATATAAACAACAAAACGAAGCTATGTACGTACACTTGCAAATTGAGCAAAACTTAAGAGCACATACGTACACAGCAGAGCAATAGTATACGAGCAACAAATAGCAAGGAAGAGATAGATCCAAGACGAAGATCGGAAACGATGGCCGGCCAAGGAAATGATGATGTCAAGGTACtgggcacggcggcgagcatgttCGCGATCCGCGTGCGCATGGCGCTGCACGTCAAGGGCGTGAGCTACGAGTACCTGGAGCAGGACCTGTTCCACAAGGGCGACCTCCTCCTCGCCTCCAACCCGGTGCGCAAGGCCGTCCCCGTGCTCATCCACGCCGGCAGGCCCGTCTGCGAGTCGCTCGCCATCGTCGAGTACGTCGACGAGGTCTGGGCCGATGCCTCGCTCCTCCCTGCCGACCCCTACGACCGCGCCGTCGCCCGCTTCTGGGCCGCCTATGTCGACGACAAGGCTGTCCCCACGTGGATAGGCATCATGAGGGCGGCCACGGAGGAGGACAGGGCGGAGAGCCTGGCAGCTGCGCTCgaggcggtcgcgcccttggaggacGCCTTCGCCCAATGCTCTGGCGGGAAGGCCTTCTTCGCCGGAGACTCTATCGGGTACCTCGATCTCGCGCTCGGGTGCAACCTCTTCTGGATCGAGGCGCTGCGCCACATGTTCGGTGTCACGGTCATCGACGCCGGCAGGACTCCGCGCCTGGCCGCCTGGGCTGAGAGGTTCGTGGAGACGGAGGCTGCAAAGAAGGCGGCaccgcccatggaaagcatgttggaGGAGGCCGGGAAACTGCGGGCTATGTGGGCTGCTGCGGCTGCTGCAAAGTAATTAGTGGCTACTCCTACCTCGCAGGAGCTTCTTATTTTTTCGGTCGTCACTTTTGTTTGGAGGTTTTGCAGTCGTCAGTCGTCACCTTTTTTTTTACATCAGCGTCAGTGGTCACTGTTACCTAAAGGATTATAAATTTCATTTGTtctaagtttttttttttgagcattAGTACAGACAcaggcgctcatatacacgcgcatacactcacccctatgaacgcacacacgcacaccctactcctatgagcgcctccgagagactgagccgacatatcatcttgagatttacgaagccaccgtaggcgcctcgtcgttgacggaaacgtctcctcccgcTGAAAGCGCAtcaccgaaaatcctgaaataaatccagcaataatgcgagcaccaggatttgaaccctggtgggttggggataccactgtccacctaaccaactcaaccacacgtCGGCCGTGCCGCCTCTGCAATCGTGGGAGACAGAGGTAAGGGAGAGAAGGGGGAGTTATTTCTCGTCAGGTTGTAACGGTTCGGGATTAATTCCACGCATAGGGAAGAGATGTTGTTTCCCTGACCAAAACCAGGGATGCAGAGGACGACATCCAACTCTAACTACATACATTTTAAACTCTTTTTCaacaaaccggatgaaattcatgcaaacccgGCCGGATTTCatgcaaacatgatggatttcatacaaacacgacggatttcattacattttgaacattTAGAACAAAAAAAGACCTGCCCCTAAACTTATCCTACGGCGGCGGCGCCCGGCGTCCAAGTTCGTGTCGTCCTCCATCCGCTGTTTCCATGAACACCGGCGATAAGACCGATGaaatgaaggtgcggtctccggcgaggaacagTAGAAAACGGGAGATGGACCGGCCCACATGGGACACAAGACACTGCCACCTCCCGTTGCCTACTTATCCTCGGAGGAGTCCATGACCTGTCCGTCGCCGGTGGACGTGAGGTCCACGATGAAAATGGTGGCGACGATGTTGTCTCACTCGGTCGACTGATGGTTCATCGACGGCGCGTAGGAGGTGCAACTGGCATTGTTCTCGTCTGCGATCACCTGCAACTGCGCCTCCGCGGCGGCCACTTCCTGTCAAGCGGCGGCTTGAGCTCGGACGACATCGTAGATGATACGTTGCTCGATGGAGAAGTTGGGGTTCGCCGCGGCCATGGCCGCCACGGCCTCCTCGCTCGCGCGCTCCTCGCAGATATGGCCCTCTGCCAGCCGGtgctgctccaggaggaacaagtTGTATTGATGTTCCTCCTGCGCCTGCTGGAACAACGACAGAGGCGCCGACGAAGGTTGCACCTCCGCCATGGCGGCGTTGAAGTGCGCACATGCGCGTGCTGCATGGTGAAGCCGGCGTGCATAGGAGGCGCGGGAGCCGGGGCGGAGTTATCGGAGCTCGTCTCCATCGTGGTGTCATCCTCGTCGTCGGAGACCTAGAGTGAGATGGCCGGCAAGCCGGCCTCGATCCGCCTAGCACGGCGGCTCCGCTAGGCGGCGGCAAGGGCGGCCACCGCGTGCTTCTCCACTGATAGACTGTCCCACATTGCTCTCCCGCTggtggtcatggcggatgtggaggAAAGGAGGAGGATGTGGAGCAGATGGGTTGTGCCATGGAGATAGTCGGGTGTGTCTCCCTTAAAGAGTGGATTCCGGTGAGGCCAGGAGTCAATGCGGGACACCAGAGTGGATTTCTCGGCTGGCGAGCCTGCTTAATTAATGGCGACGACAAAGACATCGAAGGGGCGTGGTAGATATATGTCCCGTCCCGGCAataaacactagtgcagaaccgggcaatagcaccggttcgtaaggccctttagtgccgattTCATaatcggcactaaagtgtggtcactaaaggcccccccctttagtaccggttcagcacgaaccggtgctaaagggcaaccacgtggcacgagccagctccgggggcctggagccctttagtaccggttggtaacaccaaccggtactataagatttgggttttttagttttatgatttctttttcatttaattttgtgtttccattttaattctttttcgtttgctggta contains:
- the LOC119282013 gene encoding probable glutathione S-transferase GSTU6 gives rise to the protein MAGQGNDDVKVLGTAASMFAIRVRMALHVKGVSYEYLEQDLFHKGDLLLASNPVRKAVPVLIHAGRPVCESLAIVEYVDEVWADASLLPADPYDRAVARFWAAYVDDKAVPTWIGIMRAATEEDRAESLAAALEAVAPLEDAFAQCSGGKAFFAGDSIGYLDLALGCNLFWIEALRHMFGVTVIDAGRTPRLAAWAERFVETEAAKKAAPPMESMLEEAGKLRAMWAAAAAAK